From Poecile atricapillus isolate bPoeAtr1 chromosome 11, bPoeAtr1.hap1, whole genome shotgun sequence, one genomic window encodes:
- the LINGO1 gene encoding leucine-rich repeat and immunoglobulin-like domain-containing nogo receptor-interacting protein 1 isoform X2 produces MRVRDRMVAGEASMRSPILACWQPILLLMLGSILSGSATGCPPRCECSAQERAVLCHRKRFMIVPEGIPTETRLLDLGKNRIKTLNQDEFANYPHLEELELNENIISAIEPGAFNNLFNLRTLGLRSNRLKLIPLGVFTGLSNLTKLDISENKIVILLDYMFQDLYNLKSLEVGDNDLVYISHRAFSGLNSLEQLTLEKCNLTSIPTEALSHLHGLIVLRLRHLNINTIRDYSFKRLYRLKVLEISHWPYLDTMTSNCLYGLNLTSLSITHCNLTSIPYVSVRHLVYLRFLNLSYNPIVTIEGSMLHDLLRLQEIQLVGGQLTTVEPFAFRGLNYLRILNVSGNLLTTLEESAFHSVGNLETLILDNNPLACDCRLLWVFRRRWRLNFNKQQPTCSTPEFVQGKEFKDFPDVLLPNYFTCRRARIRDRKPQQIFVDEGHTVHFVCRADGDPPPTIMWLSPRKHLISTKTNGRLTVFPDGTLEVRYAQIQDNGTYLCIASNAGGNDTMLAHLHVRSYSPDWPHQPNKTFAFISNQPNESDANSTRATVPFPFDIKTLIIATTMGFISFLGVVLFCLVLLFLWSRGKGNTKHNIEIEYVPRKSDAGISSADAPRKFNMKMI; encoded by the coding sequence GTGAGAGATAGGATGGTAGCTGGGGAGGCGAGTATGCGCAGCCCAATCCTGGCCTGCTGGCAGCCGATTCTCCTCCTGATGCTGGGATCCATCCTGTCTGGCTCTGCCACAGGCTGCCCGCCACGCTGTGAGTGCTCTGCCCAGGAGCGCGCCGTCCTGTGCCACCGCAAGCGTTTCATGATCGTGCCAGAAGGGATCCCTACCGAGACCAGGCTGCTGGACTTGGGCAAGAACCGCATCAAGACGCTCAACCAGGATGAATTTGCCAACTACCCtcacctggaggagctggagctaaATGAGAACATTATCAGTGCCATTGAACCTGGGGCTTTCAACAACCTCTTCAACCTCAGGACGCTGGGGCTCAGGAGTAACAGACTCAAGCTGATCCCTTTGGGGGTGTTTACTGGACTCAGCAACCTTACCAAGCTAGACATTAGTGAGAACAAAATTGTGATCCTCTTAGACTACATGTTCCAGGACCTGTACAACCTGAAGTCTTTGGAGGTGGGGGACAATGACCTTGTCTACATCTCCCACCGGGCCTTCAGTGGCCTCAACAGCCTGGAACAGCTGACCCTGGAGAAATGCAACCTGACCTCCATCCCCACGGAGGCCCTGTCTCACCTTCACGGCTTGATCGTGCTGCGGCTGCGCCATCTGAACATCAACACCATCCGGGATTACTCATTCAAGAGGCTGTACCGGCTCAAGGTCCTTGAGATCTCACACTGGCCCTACCTGGATACTATGACATCCAACTGCCTCTATGGGTTGAACCTGACCTCTTTGTCCATCACCCACTGCAATCTGACATCCATCCCGTACGTGTCAGTGAGGCACTTGGTTTACCTCCGGTTCCTGAACCTGTCCTACAACCCCATTGTCACCATCGAGGGCTCAATGCTTCATGACCTGCTCAGGCTCCAGGAGATCCAGCTGGTGGGAGGGCAGCTCACCACGGTCGAGCCCTTTGCCTTCCGCGGCCTCAATTACCTGCGCATCCTGAACGTGTCAGGGAACCTGCTGACCACCCTGGAGGAGTCAGCTTTCCACTCGGTGGGCAACCTGGAGACGCTCATCCTCGACAACAACCCCTTAGCCTGCGACTGTCGGCTGCTCTGGGTTTTCCGGCGGCGATGGAGGTTGAACTTCAACAAGCAGCAGCCCACCTGCTCCACTCCCGAGTTTGTCCAGGGCAAGGAGTTCAAGGACTTCCCTGACGTCCTCCTGCCCAACTACTTCACCTGCCGCCGAGCACGAATACGGGACCGCAAACCTCAGCAGATCTTTGTGGACGAAGGCCACACGGTGCATTTTGTCTGCCGGGCAGATGGGGACCCGCCACCCACCATCATGTGGCTGTCTCCCCGGAAGCACCTCATCTCTACCAAAACCAACGGGCGGCTCACTGTCTTCCCTGACGGCACGCTGGAGGTGCGCTACGCCCAGATCCAGGACAATGGCACCTACCTATGCATCGCCAGCAACGCGGGTGGCAACGACACCATGCTGGCCCACCTGCACGTGCGCAGCTACTCCCCAGACTGGCCCCACCAGCCCAACAAGACCTTCGCGTTCATCTCCAACCAGCCCAACGAGAGCGATGCCAACAGCACGCGCGCCACCGTGCCTTTCCCCTTTGACATCAAGACTCTCATCATCGCCACCACCATGGGCTTCATCTCCTTCCTGGGCGTCGTGCTCTTCTGTCTGGTGCTCCTCTTCCTGTGGAGCCGTGGGAAAGGCAACACCAAGCACAATATTGAAATTGAGTACGTGCCGCGGAAGTCCGACGCGGGCATCAGCTCTGCCGACGCGCCGCGCAAGTTCAATATGAAAATGATTTAA
- the LINGO1 gene encoding leucine-rich repeat and immunoglobulin-like domain-containing nogo receptor-interacting protein 1 isoform X1, protein MCPGNRSDAVRDRMVAGEASMRSPILACWQPILLLMLGSILSGSATGCPPRCECSAQERAVLCHRKRFMIVPEGIPTETRLLDLGKNRIKTLNQDEFANYPHLEELELNENIISAIEPGAFNNLFNLRTLGLRSNRLKLIPLGVFTGLSNLTKLDISENKIVILLDYMFQDLYNLKSLEVGDNDLVYISHRAFSGLNSLEQLTLEKCNLTSIPTEALSHLHGLIVLRLRHLNINTIRDYSFKRLYRLKVLEISHWPYLDTMTSNCLYGLNLTSLSITHCNLTSIPYVSVRHLVYLRFLNLSYNPIVTIEGSMLHDLLRLQEIQLVGGQLTTVEPFAFRGLNYLRILNVSGNLLTTLEESAFHSVGNLETLILDNNPLACDCRLLWVFRRRWRLNFNKQQPTCSTPEFVQGKEFKDFPDVLLPNYFTCRRARIRDRKPQQIFVDEGHTVHFVCRADGDPPPTIMWLSPRKHLISTKTNGRLTVFPDGTLEVRYAQIQDNGTYLCIASNAGGNDTMLAHLHVRSYSPDWPHQPNKTFAFISNQPNESDANSTRATVPFPFDIKTLIIATTMGFISFLGVVLFCLVLLFLWSRGKGNTKHNIEIEYVPRKSDAGISSADAPRKFNMKMI, encoded by the coding sequence GTGAGAGATAGGATGGTAGCTGGGGAGGCGAGTATGCGCAGCCCAATCCTGGCCTGCTGGCAGCCGATTCTCCTCCTGATGCTGGGATCCATCCTGTCTGGCTCTGCCACAGGCTGCCCGCCACGCTGTGAGTGCTCTGCCCAGGAGCGCGCCGTCCTGTGCCACCGCAAGCGTTTCATGATCGTGCCAGAAGGGATCCCTACCGAGACCAGGCTGCTGGACTTGGGCAAGAACCGCATCAAGACGCTCAACCAGGATGAATTTGCCAACTACCCtcacctggaggagctggagctaaATGAGAACATTATCAGTGCCATTGAACCTGGGGCTTTCAACAACCTCTTCAACCTCAGGACGCTGGGGCTCAGGAGTAACAGACTCAAGCTGATCCCTTTGGGGGTGTTTACTGGACTCAGCAACCTTACCAAGCTAGACATTAGTGAGAACAAAATTGTGATCCTCTTAGACTACATGTTCCAGGACCTGTACAACCTGAAGTCTTTGGAGGTGGGGGACAATGACCTTGTCTACATCTCCCACCGGGCCTTCAGTGGCCTCAACAGCCTGGAACAGCTGACCCTGGAGAAATGCAACCTGACCTCCATCCCCACGGAGGCCCTGTCTCACCTTCACGGCTTGATCGTGCTGCGGCTGCGCCATCTGAACATCAACACCATCCGGGATTACTCATTCAAGAGGCTGTACCGGCTCAAGGTCCTTGAGATCTCACACTGGCCCTACCTGGATACTATGACATCCAACTGCCTCTATGGGTTGAACCTGACCTCTTTGTCCATCACCCACTGCAATCTGACATCCATCCCGTACGTGTCAGTGAGGCACTTGGTTTACCTCCGGTTCCTGAACCTGTCCTACAACCCCATTGTCACCATCGAGGGCTCAATGCTTCATGACCTGCTCAGGCTCCAGGAGATCCAGCTGGTGGGAGGGCAGCTCACCACGGTCGAGCCCTTTGCCTTCCGCGGCCTCAATTACCTGCGCATCCTGAACGTGTCAGGGAACCTGCTGACCACCCTGGAGGAGTCAGCTTTCCACTCGGTGGGCAACCTGGAGACGCTCATCCTCGACAACAACCCCTTAGCCTGCGACTGTCGGCTGCTCTGGGTTTTCCGGCGGCGATGGAGGTTGAACTTCAACAAGCAGCAGCCCACCTGCTCCACTCCCGAGTTTGTCCAGGGCAAGGAGTTCAAGGACTTCCCTGACGTCCTCCTGCCCAACTACTTCACCTGCCGCCGAGCACGAATACGGGACCGCAAACCTCAGCAGATCTTTGTGGACGAAGGCCACACGGTGCATTTTGTCTGCCGGGCAGATGGGGACCCGCCACCCACCATCATGTGGCTGTCTCCCCGGAAGCACCTCATCTCTACCAAAACCAACGGGCGGCTCACTGTCTTCCCTGACGGCACGCTGGAGGTGCGCTACGCCCAGATCCAGGACAATGGCACCTACCTATGCATCGCCAGCAACGCGGGTGGCAACGACACCATGCTGGCCCACCTGCACGTGCGCAGCTACTCCCCAGACTGGCCCCACCAGCCCAACAAGACCTTCGCGTTCATCTCCAACCAGCCCAACGAGAGCGATGCCAACAGCACGCGCGCCACCGTGCCTTTCCCCTTTGACATCAAGACTCTCATCATCGCCACCACCATGGGCTTCATCTCCTTCCTGGGCGTCGTGCTCTTCTGTCTGGTGCTCCTCTTCCTGTGGAGCCGTGGGAAAGGCAACACCAAGCACAATATTGAAATTGAGTACGTGCCGCGGAAGTCCGACGCGGGCATCAGCTCTGCCGACGCGCCGCGCAAGTTCAATATGAAAATGATTTAA
- the LINGO1 gene encoding leucine-rich repeat and immunoglobulin-like domain-containing nogo receptor-interacting protein 1 isoform X3, with the protein MVAGEASMRSPILACWQPILLLMLGSILSGSATGCPPRCECSAQERAVLCHRKRFMIVPEGIPTETRLLDLGKNRIKTLNQDEFANYPHLEELELNENIISAIEPGAFNNLFNLRTLGLRSNRLKLIPLGVFTGLSNLTKLDISENKIVILLDYMFQDLYNLKSLEVGDNDLVYISHRAFSGLNSLEQLTLEKCNLTSIPTEALSHLHGLIVLRLRHLNINTIRDYSFKRLYRLKVLEISHWPYLDTMTSNCLYGLNLTSLSITHCNLTSIPYVSVRHLVYLRFLNLSYNPIVTIEGSMLHDLLRLQEIQLVGGQLTTVEPFAFRGLNYLRILNVSGNLLTTLEESAFHSVGNLETLILDNNPLACDCRLLWVFRRRWRLNFNKQQPTCSTPEFVQGKEFKDFPDVLLPNYFTCRRARIRDRKPQQIFVDEGHTVHFVCRADGDPPPTIMWLSPRKHLISTKTNGRLTVFPDGTLEVRYAQIQDNGTYLCIASNAGGNDTMLAHLHVRSYSPDWPHQPNKTFAFISNQPNESDANSTRATVPFPFDIKTLIIATTMGFISFLGVVLFCLVLLFLWSRGKGNTKHNIEIEYVPRKSDAGISSADAPRKFNMKMI; encoded by the coding sequence ATGGTAGCTGGGGAGGCGAGTATGCGCAGCCCAATCCTGGCCTGCTGGCAGCCGATTCTCCTCCTGATGCTGGGATCCATCCTGTCTGGCTCTGCCACAGGCTGCCCGCCACGCTGTGAGTGCTCTGCCCAGGAGCGCGCCGTCCTGTGCCACCGCAAGCGTTTCATGATCGTGCCAGAAGGGATCCCTACCGAGACCAGGCTGCTGGACTTGGGCAAGAACCGCATCAAGACGCTCAACCAGGATGAATTTGCCAACTACCCtcacctggaggagctggagctaaATGAGAACATTATCAGTGCCATTGAACCTGGGGCTTTCAACAACCTCTTCAACCTCAGGACGCTGGGGCTCAGGAGTAACAGACTCAAGCTGATCCCTTTGGGGGTGTTTACTGGACTCAGCAACCTTACCAAGCTAGACATTAGTGAGAACAAAATTGTGATCCTCTTAGACTACATGTTCCAGGACCTGTACAACCTGAAGTCTTTGGAGGTGGGGGACAATGACCTTGTCTACATCTCCCACCGGGCCTTCAGTGGCCTCAACAGCCTGGAACAGCTGACCCTGGAGAAATGCAACCTGACCTCCATCCCCACGGAGGCCCTGTCTCACCTTCACGGCTTGATCGTGCTGCGGCTGCGCCATCTGAACATCAACACCATCCGGGATTACTCATTCAAGAGGCTGTACCGGCTCAAGGTCCTTGAGATCTCACACTGGCCCTACCTGGATACTATGACATCCAACTGCCTCTATGGGTTGAACCTGACCTCTTTGTCCATCACCCACTGCAATCTGACATCCATCCCGTACGTGTCAGTGAGGCACTTGGTTTACCTCCGGTTCCTGAACCTGTCCTACAACCCCATTGTCACCATCGAGGGCTCAATGCTTCATGACCTGCTCAGGCTCCAGGAGATCCAGCTGGTGGGAGGGCAGCTCACCACGGTCGAGCCCTTTGCCTTCCGCGGCCTCAATTACCTGCGCATCCTGAACGTGTCAGGGAACCTGCTGACCACCCTGGAGGAGTCAGCTTTCCACTCGGTGGGCAACCTGGAGACGCTCATCCTCGACAACAACCCCTTAGCCTGCGACTGTCGGCTGCTCTGGGTTTTCCGGCGGCGATGGAGGTTGAACTTCAACAAGCAGCAGCCCACCTGCTCCACTCCCGAGTTTGTCCAGGGCAAGGAGTTCAAGGACTTCCCTGACGTCCTCCTGCCCAACTACTTCACCTGCCGCCGAGCACGAATACGGGACCGCAAACCTCAGCAGATCTTTGTGGACGAAGGCCACACGGTGCATTTTGTCTGCCGGGCAGATGGGGACCCGCCACCCACCATCATGTGGCTGTCTCCCCGGAAGCACCTCATCTCTACCAAAACCAACGGGCGGCTCACTGTCTTCCCTGACGGCACGCTGGAGGTGCGCTACGCCCAGATCCAGGACAATGGCACCTACCTATGCATCGCCAGCAACGCGGGTGGCAACGACACCATGCTGGCCCACCTGCACGTGCGCAGCTACTCCCCAGACTGGCCCCACCAGCCCAACAAGACCTTCGCGTTCATCTCCAACCAGCCCAACGAGAGCGATGCCAACAGCACGCGCGCCACCGTGCCTTTCCCCTTTGACATCAAGACTCTCATCATCGCCACCACCATGGGCTTCATCTCCTTCCTGGGCGTCGTGCTCTTCTGTCTGGTGCTCCTCTTCCTGTGGAGCCGTGGGAAAGGCAACACCAAGCACAATATTGAAATTGAGTACGTGCCGCGGAAGTCCGACGCGGGCATCAGCTCTGCCGACGCGCCGCGCAAGTTCAATATGAAAATGATTTAA